In the Chryseobacterium sp. MYb264 genome, one interval contains:
- a CDS encoding S9 family peptidase, with protein sequence MKLKYSLLALAAPFLMNAQQLMTPEILWTLKKVGVQAVSPDQSSLIYKVGQTDLKTEKTKSENYFLNVLNNQSTKVDFGKKALIQWDKNGIYAQEGDKIFLSKNNGKTWSEFYTIGDADNIVISPDGKKIAFSKQVLVEKVMGKDKFSDTPKTTAQVYTDLNHRHWDYFNEGKYNHVFVVNTSAAVDSAKDLLEGKMWDSPQRPFGGTEDFIWSPDSAQLLYVTKPKSGAAYSTSTNTDIFAYDLASGATKNLTETNKGYDVNPKFSPDGKSLIWQSMARDGYEADKNDVKIMDWKSGKTTNLTAAWDESVSGDVFWGGDSKTIYFTAASRGTKQLFSLDAKNAKVQQITKGDFDVNEIFADQKNTLLVGRTDVNHATDIFSVNIKNGEMKQVTEANKEVYANLAQGKSELKMVKTSDGKEMGVWFHYPPNFDPNKKYPTLVYCQGGPQSALTQFFSVRWNFALMAANGYIVVAPNRRGMPGWGTKWNEEISRDWGGQPMRDYLAATDYAKTLPYVDGERVAAVGASYGGYSVFMLAGIHENRFKTFIAHDGLFDMKSWYLTTEELWFANWDLGSPWEKPLPKAYTEFNPSNFVDKWNKPIMIVQGGIDFRVPYEQGQEAFQAAKLRGLKSKLVYFPNENHWVLHPQNGLVWQREFFDWLKETL encoded by the coding sequence ATGAAACTTAAGTACAGTCTGCTGGCTTTGGCAGCTCCGTTTTTAATGAATGCACAACAGTTAATGACGCCTGAGATCCTATGGACTTTGAAGAAAGTGGGAGTACAGGCAGTTTCACCAGATCAGTCTTCGCTTATTTACAAAGTGGGACAAACGGATCTGAAAACCGAGAAAACAAAAAGTGAGAACTATTTCTTAAATGTTCTTAATAACCAGTCTACCAAAGTAGATTTCGGTAAAAAAGCCCTTATCCAGTGGGATAAAAACGGAATTTATGCTCAGGAAGGCGATAAAATTTTCTTGTCAAAAAACAACGGAAAAACTTGGTCTGAGTTTTATACAATCGGTGATGCTGATAATATCGTAATTTCTCCGGACGGGAAAAAGATTGCTTTCAGCAAGCAGGTTTTAGTGGAAAAAGTAATGGGGAAAGACAAATTCTCTGATACTCCAAAAACGACAGCTCAGGTATATACCGATTTGAACCACAGACACTGGGATTACTTTAACGAAGGGAAATACAACCATGTTTTTGTGGTAAATACTTCAGCGGCTGTAGATTCAGCAAAAGATTTGTTGGAAGGGAAAATGTGGGATTCTCCGCAAAGACCTTTTGGTGGAACCGAAGATTTCATCTGGAGCCCGGATTCTGCACAGCTTTTATATGTTACAAAACCTAAAAGTGGTGCAGCATATTCTACAAGCACGAACACAGATATTTTTGCTTACGACCTAGCTTCAGGTGCAACAAAAAATTTAACTGAAACCAATAAAGGATACGATGTAAATCCAAAATTCAGTCCTGACGGAAAATCACTGATCTGGCAAAGTATGGCGAGAGACGGTTATGAAGCAGATAAAAATGATGTAAAAATCATGGATTGGAAATCTGGGAAAACAACAAATCTTACGGCTGCTTGGGACGAAAGCGTTTCCGGAGATGTTTTCTGGGGTGGAGATTCAAAAACGATCTATTTTACAGCGGCTTCCAGAGGAACAAAGCAACTTTTTTCTTTAGATGCTAAAAATGCTAAAGTTCAGCAAATTACAAAAGGTGATTTTGATGTGAATGAAATTTTTGCTGATCAGAAAAATACCCTTTTAGTAGGAAGAACTGATGTCAATCATGCTACAGATATCTTCTCTGTAAACATCAAAAATGGTGAAATGAAGCAGGTTACAGAGGCTAATAAAGAAGTATATGCGAATTTAGCTCAGGGAAAATCTGAGTTGAAAATGGTAAAAACTTCGGACGGAAAAGAAATGGGTGTTTGGTTCCACTATCCGCCAAACTTCGATCCGAATAAAAAATATCCGACTCTTGTATATTGCCAGGGAGGTCCTCAATCTGCATTGACTCAATTTTTCAGCGTAAGATGGAATTTTGCTTTGATGGCAGCCAACGGATATATCGTGGTGGCACCAAACCGTCGCGGAATGCCGGGTTGGGGAACAAAATGGAATGAAGAAATCTCAAGAGATTGGGGTGGCCAGCCGATGAGAGATTATCTGGCAGCAACGGATTATGCTAAAACTTTACCATATGTTGATGGGGAAAGAGTAGCGGCTGTTGGTGCAAGTTATGGAGGATACAGCGTATTTATGTTAGCTGGAATTCACGAAAACAGATTCAAAACGTTTATTGCTCATGATGGATTATTTGATATGAAATCTTGGTATTTGACAACGGAAGAACTTTGGTTTGCGAACTGGGATTTAGGTTCTCCATGGGAAAAGCCGCTTCCAAAAGCATATACAGAATTTAATCCAAGTAATTTTGTAGATAAATGGAACAAGCCAATTATGATCGTTCAAGGTGGAATTGACTTCAGAGTTCCTTATGAACAAGGTCAGGAAGCTTTCCAAGCTGCTAAATTAAGAGGCTTGAAATCAAAATTAGTATACTTCCCGAACGAAAATCACTGGGTTTTGCATCCACAAAACGGTTTAGTTTGGCAAAGAGAATTCTTTGACTGGTTAAAAGAAACTTTGTAA
- the queA gene encoding tRNA preQ1(34) S-adenosylmethionine ribosyltransferase-isomerase QueA: MKTSDFNFDLPAELLAEHPSEHRDEARLMVLDRKTQTIEHKLFKDVVDYFDEKDLFIFNNTKVFPARLYGNKEKTGAKIEVFLLRELDKETRVWDVLVDPARKIRIGNKLFFTEDESLVAEVIDNTTSRGRTLRFLFDGSYEEFRSKLKELGETPLPKYIKRDVEPEDAERYQTIYAKIEGAVAAPTAGLHFSKHLMKRLEIKGIDFAEVTLHVGLGTFNPIEVEDLSKHKMESEEIIIDEKNAEIINKAVQENRRVCAVGTTTMRAIETSVSSNKKISAFQGWTNKFIYPPHDFGVANTMITNFHTPKSTLIMMIAAFAGRDFVMHAYEEAVKEKYKFYSYGDAMLIL; encoded by the coding sequence ATGAAGACATCCGATTTTAATTTCGACCTTCCTGCAGAATTACTAGCAGAACACCCTTCTGAGCACAGAGACGAAGCAAGATTAATGGTTCTTGACCGTAAAACTCAAACAATTGAGCACAAATTATTCAAAGATGTGGTTGATTATTTCGACGAGAAAGATCTATTCATCTTTAATAATACTAAGGTTTTCCCTGCTCGTTTGTATGGAAACAAAGAAAAAACAGGAGCTAAAATTGAGGTTTTCTTGTTGAGAGAGCTTGATAAAGAAACTCGTGTTTGGGACGTTTTGGTAGATCCTGCAAGAAAAATCAGAATTGGTAACAAATTATTCTTTACTGAAGATGAATCTTTGGTAGCAGAAGTTATCGATAATACAACATCAAGAGGTAGAACTTTGAGATTCTTATTTGATGGTTCTTATGAAGAATTCAGATCAAAATTAAAAGAATTAGGAGAAACTCCGCTTCCTAAATATATCAAAAGAGATGTAGAGCCGGAAGATGCTGAGAGATACCAAACGATCTATGCTAAAATAGAAGGAGCTGTAGCTGCGCCAACTGCTGGTTTACACTTCTCTAAGCATTTGATGAAGAGATTGGAGATCAAAGGAATCGATTTTGCTGAAGTTACCCTTCACGTTGGTTTAGGAACTTTCAACCCAATTGAGGTAGAAGATCTTTCTAAACACAAAATGGAATCTGAAGAGATCATCATCGACGAGAAAAATGCTGAGATTATCAATAAAGCGGTTCAGGAAAACAGAAGAGTTTGCGCTGTCGGTACTACTACCATGAGAGCGATTGAAACTTCGGTTTCTTCAAATAAGAAAATTTCTGCATTCCAGGGATGGACAAACAAATTCATTTATCCGCCTCACGATTTCGGAGTTGCCAACACAATGATCACCAACTTCCACACGCCAAAATCTACATTAATTATGATGATTGCAGCGTTTGCAGGAAGAGATTTCGTAATGCATGCTTACGAAGAAGCCGTAAAAGAGAAGTATAAATTCTACTCTTACGGAGATGCAATGTTAATTCTTTAA
- a CDS encoding nucleotidyltransferase family protein, whose protein sequence is MNSKKTLLILAGGLGSRYKGLKQVDGILDNNSPILEYSIYDALEVGFNKIVVIINRFIPESYIERLENISKLKNFELHWIYQDMERYVPENFDYENRQKPWGTGHAILCAKNVINEPFVMINADDFYGKKIYSLAAQEIDWRNISEQQFEMIAYPIETTLSDNGTVARGICTLNSENFLVKVDEQTSIRKENDSIIYTKNGEDMKIDSDTLVSMNFLIFHHKIFVYLETYFNEFLNSKPAITEEFYIPFAVQKMIDSNKIKVLVKRSPSIWKGMTYPEDKNILKEYLQNEIEHEIYPKDLWN, encoded by the coding sequence ATGAATTCTAAGAAAACACTACTCATATTAGCCGGCGGACTGGGAAGCCGATATAAAGGATTAAAGCAAGTCGACGGAATTTTAGACAACAATTCGCCTATTTTGGAGTATTCTATTTATGATGCGCTGGAAGTGGGCTTCAATAAAATTGTGGTAATCATCAACCGTTTTATTCCCGAAAGTTATATTGAACGATTGGAAAATATTTCTAAACTGAAAAACTTTGAACTTCATTGGATTTATCAGGATATGGAAAGATATGTTCCGGAAAATTTCGATTATGAAAACCGACAAAAACCATGGGGAACGGGACATGCGATTTTATGTGCAAAAAATGTAATTAATGAGCCTTTTGTAATGATTAATGCTGATGATTTTTACGGAAAAAAAATATACAGCTTAGCCGCACAGGAAATCGATTGGAGAAATATTTCCGAGCAACAATTTGAAATGATTGCCTACCCCATCGAGACAACATTAAGTGATAACGGAACCGTAGCAAGAGGTATTTGCACATTGAATTCTGAAAACTTTTTAGTAAAGGTTGACGAACAAACTTCTATCAGAAAAGAAAATGACTCAATAATTTACACTAAAAACGGAGAAGATATGAAAATAGATTCTGACACTTTGGTTTCTATGAATTTTCTGATATTTCATCATAAAATTTTCGTTTATCTTGAAACTTATTTTAATGAATTTTTGAATTCAAAACCGGCAATTACTGAAGAATTTTATATTCCGTTTGCGGTTCAAAAAATGATTGATTCCAATAAAATAAAAGTATTGGTGAAAAGATCACCTTCTATCTGGAAAGGCATGACTTATCCTGAAGATAAAAACATTTTGAAAGAATATTTACAAAATGAAATTGAACACGAAATATACCCTAAAGATTTATGGAATTAA
- a CDS encoding Gfo/Idh/MocA family protein, with amino-acid sequence MTTRRNFIKTTALASFGALVLPSSLFSYSKGFTADKKVRVGFIGVGLRGQEHVKLLAKRDDVEVVAFADPNKIMLAASQKILKDNNKPQAQEFSNGAYDYRNLLKLNIDAVVIATPWEWHLPQGVEAMKANKIVGMEVSGAIKLEDCWEFVKAYEETKVPIFMMENVCYRRDIMAVLNMVRKGMFGELVHGRGGYQHDLRGVLFNDGITPYNSGVEFGAKGFSEAKWRTEHYVKRNGELYPTHGIGPVAMTMNINRGNRVTRLSSFSSKSVGLHKYIVEHPKGGENHPNAKVKFNQGDIVTTQIACENGETILLTHDTSLQRPYDLGFRVQGTEGIWQDFGSGGFDQGHIYFEKIMKHTHKWDNSEQWLKDYDHPMWKRFEDKATGAGHGGMDFFVMNTFIECIKRNIEFPMDVYDLATWYSITPLSEKSIEKGGKAIDIPDFTKGQWKNRKPVFGMTDEF; translated from the coding sequence ATGACAACACGTAGAAATTTCATTAAAACAACAGCATTGGCAAGTTTTGGTGCTCTTGTTTTACCCAGTTCATTATTTTCATACTCTAAAGGATTTACAGCAGATAAAAAAGTTCGCGTTGGCTTCATAGGTGTTGGTTTGCGCGGTCAGGAACACGTGAAGCTTTTAGCAAAACGAGATGATGTGGAAGTGGTTGCTTTTGCCGATCCCAATAAAATTATGCTTGCTGCTTCCCAGAAAATTCTAAAAGACAATAATAAACCTCAGGCACAGGAATTTTCTAATGGAGCATATGATTACAGAAATCTTTTAAAGCTAAATATTGATGCTGTGGTGATTGCAACGCCGTGGGAATGGCATCTTCCGCAAGGTGTTGAAGCTATGAAAGCAAATAAAATCGTAGGAATGGAAGTTTCCGGAGCGATAAAATTGGAAGATTGTTGGGAATTTGTAAAAGCTTACGAAGAAACAAAAGTTCCCATTTTTATGATGGAAAATGTTTGTTACCGAAGAGACATTATGGCGGTTTTAAATATGGTTCGTAAAGGAATGTTTGGCGAGTTGGTTCACGGAAGAGGCGGCTATCAGCACGATTTGCGTGGAGTTTTGTTTAATGATGGAATTACGCCTTACAATTCCGGTGTCGAGTTCGGTGCAAAAGGGTTCAGCGAGGCAAAATGGCGTACTGAACACTATGTAAAACGAAATGGTGAGCTCTACCCTACCCACGGAATCGGTCCTGTGGCAATGACCATGAATATTAATCGCGGAAACAGAGTGACAAGGCTTTCTTCTTTTTCATCGAAATCTGTCGGCTTGCATAAATATATTGTAGAGCACCCTAAAGGTGGTGAAAATCATCCGAATGCAAAAGTGAAATTCAATCAGGGGGATATTGTGACGACACAAATTGCCTGTGAAAATGGAGAAACCATACTTTTAACGCACGACACCAGCCTTCAACGGCCTTATGATCTTGGTTTCAGAGTTCAGGGAACAGAAGGAATCTGGCAGGATTTCGGTTCTGGAGGATTTGATCAGGGACATATTTATTTTGAAAAAATAATGAAGCATACCCACAAATGGGATAATTCTGAACAATGGCTGAAAGATTATGATCACCCGATGTGGAAACGATTTGAAGACAAAGCAACCGGCGCAGGACACGGCGGAATGGACTTTTTCGTGATGAATACTTTTATTGAATGTATCAAAAGAAACATAGAGTTCCCGATGGATGTTTATGATCTAGCGACATGGTATTCTATCACGCCGCTTAGCGAAAAATCGATAGAAAAAGGTGGAAAAGCAATTGATATCCCCGATTTCACAAAAGGACAATGGAAAAACCGTAAACCCGTATTTGGAATGACCGATGAATTCTAA
- a CDS encoding phage holin family protein gives MNLILRLLITAIVAFLLTKILPGVHFVGFSTAIIFAIVLGILNLIVKPVLSLFGLPLTIITLGFFALVINAIIILIADYFIDSMTVDGFWWAFIFSILLSIITSLANSMFSDGD, from the coding sequence ATGAACTTGATTCTTCGACTACTTATTACCGCAATCGTTGCGTTTCTTTTAACTAAAATTTTACCGGGAGTCCATTTTGTTGGTTTCTCGACAGCAATTATTTTTGCCATCGTTTTAGGAATTCTGAATTTAATTGTAAAACCGGTTTTAAGCCTTTTCGGTTTACCGTTAACGATCATTACATTAGGATTTTTCGCATTGGTCATTAATGCAATCATCATTTTAATTGCAGATTATTTTATAGACAGTATGACGGTAGACGGCTTCTGGTGGGCATTTATCTTTAGTATTTTGCTTTCCATCATTACGTCTCTTGCCAATTCTATGTTTTCGGACGGAGATTAA
- the rlmN gene encoding 23S rRNA (adenine(2503)-C(2))-methyltransferase RlmN has product MKDIRTLSLDQLKDYFVSLGEKPFRAKQVYDWLWSKNLHSIDEMTNLSKPLRERIAEEYTINPVSVDLLQKSSDGTIKNGVKLHDGLLVESVLIPTETRTTACVSSQVGCSLNCEFCATARLKRMRNLEVAEIVDQVALIDSQSKMYFNRPLSNIVFMGMGEPMMNYKNVVEAIRKITQPEGLGMSPRRITVSTSGIPKMIKMLADDELRVKLALSLHSAIEVKRNEIMPFSDKFPLTDIMAALQYWYQKTGSVITFEYCVWKGINDSDEDIKALIKYCKQVPSKVNLIQYNPIGDGKYDQCNKQAEENYIRQLENAGIVCVVRKSRGGDIDAACGQLANKTAD; this is encoded by the coding sequence ATGAAAGATATCCGTACTTTATCACTAGATCAGCTTAAAGACTATTTTGTGTCTTTGGGAGAAAAACCGTTTCGTGCGAAACAGGTTTATGATTGGCTGTGGAGTAAAAACCTCCATTCGATTGATGAAATGACGAATCTTTCGAAACCTCTTCGCGAAAGAATTGCAGAAGAGTATACTATTAACCCTGTTTCTGTAGATTTGCTTCAGAAAAGTTCAGACGGAACCATTAAAAACGGAGTGAAACTTCATGACGGATTATTGGTAGAATCTGTCTTAATTCCTACAGAAACGAGAACTACAGCTTGTGTTTCTTCGCAGGTGGGGTGTTCATTAAACTGCGAATTCTGTGCAACGGCAAGACTCAAAAGAATGAGAAATCTTGAAGTGGCGGAAATCGTAGATCAGGTGGCTTTAATTGACAGCCAGAGTAAAATGTATTTCAACAGACCGCTTTCCAATATCGTTTTTATGGGAATGGGAGAGCCGATGATGAATTATAAAAATGTGGTGGAAGCGATCCGGAAAATTACCCAGCCGGAAGGTTTGGGAATGTCGCCGAGAAGAATTACCGTATCCACATCCGGAATTCCGAAAATGATCAAAATGCTTGCAGATGACGAATTGCGTGTGAAATTAGCATTGTCGCTTCACTCTGCTATTGAGGTGAAACGTAATGAAATCATGCCGTTTTCAGATAAATTTCCTTTAACGGATATTATGGCGGCCCTTCAGTACTGGTATCAAAAGACGGGGTCTGTGATTACTTTTGAATATTGTGTCTGGAAAGGAATTAACGATAGCGATGAAGATATTAAAGCACTGATAAAATACTGCAAACAGGTTCCTTCAAAAGTGAATTTGATCCAATATAATCCTATTGGTGACGGAAAATATGACCAGTGTAATAAACAGGCTGAAGAAAATTATATCCGTCAGCTTGAAAATGCCGGGATTGTTTGCGTCGTAAGAAAAAGCCGTGGCGGTGATATTGATGCGGCTTGCGGACAGCTGGCCAACAAAACAGCCGATTAA
- a CDS encoding DNA-deoxyinosine glycosylase, which yields MQNRIFSFPPIIDNDSKIIILGSIPGAKSLEKQQYYAHPQNKFWKIIFELFNENFTEDYEERLSILKKHNIALWDVIDSCERKGSLDSEIKNEEANQIAELLEEFPNIQTIFCNGGKSFKNLQKVLGKDFKIPFYVLPSTSPLHTISFEKKLEEWKAILKFL from the coding sequence ATGCAAAACAGAATATTCTCCTTTCCACCGATTATCGATAATGATTCTAAAATTATCATATTAGGATCAATTCCCGGTGCGAAATCTTTAGAAAAGCAACAATATTACGCTCATCCACAAAATAAATTCTGGAAAATTATTTTTGAATTGTTTAATGAAAATTTTACCGAAGATTATGAGGAAAGGCTTAGTATCTTAAAGAAACATAATATTGCGCTTTGGGATGTAATTGATTCTTGTGAAAGAAAAGGGAGTTTAGATTCCGAGATCAAAAATGAAGAAGCAAACCAAATTGCTGAACTATTAGAAGAGTTTCCCAACATACAAACCATCTTTTGCAATGGCGGAAAATCATTTAAAAATTTACAGAAAGTATTAGGGAAAGATTTTAAAATTCCTTTTTATGTTTTGCCGTCGACAAGCCCACTACATACAATTTCCTTTGAAAAAAAGCTGGAGGAATGGAAGGCTATTTTAAAGTTTTTATAA
- a CDS encoding phosphotransferase enzyme family protein, whose product MELKNIVQEFTDTENYTITPITNGMINSTYLLENNDKKEKYILQKINIHIFKDPKIIIDNHLKINSLLGKSNYQLEMVNPIHSISNKYLVQNENSEIWRMLSFIENSKTFLKVPDLKTAYEAAKTFGYFLDIINSEPILSLQETLPDFINFEKRINDYKNALQNTSQDLAKTADQEIKYINQLLELPEKWIEMEKNHLLPKRIIHADPKISNILFDQNDNPLAVIDLDTTMISTILYDFGDMIRSYTNKTDEDQGNSENNFDSEIYKAVKDGFLFHLKEKLTTLETENLNYAAQVVIYIQAVRFLTDYLNGNIYYSTQYPEHNLDRTKNQLMLLRGLREYLNDTL is encoded by the coding sequence ATGGAATTAAAGAATATTGTTCAAGAATTCACTGATACAGAAAATTATACCATCACTCCAATTACAAACGGAATGATTAATTCAACTTATCTTCTCGAAAACAACGATAAAAAGGAGAAATATATTCTCCAAAAGATTAATATTCACATTTTTAAAGATCCGAAAATCATTATTGATAATCATTTAAAGATCAATTCTCTGCTTGGAAAAAGTAATTATCAACTTGAAATGGTAAATCCAATTCATTCTATTTCCAACAAATATTTGGTTCAAAATGAAAATTCAGAAATCTGGAGAATGCTAAGCTTTATTGAAAACAGTAAAACATTTTTAAAAGTTCCTGATCTGAAAACGGCTTATGAAGCGGCAAAAACATTTGGTTATTTTTTAGATATCATTAATTCTGAACCTATTTTAAGTTTACAAGAAACGCTTCCTGACTTCATCAATTTTGAAAAAAGAATTAATGATTACAAAAATGCATTACAAAATACTTCACAAGATTTAGCAAAAACGGCCGATCAAGAAATTAAATATATTAATCAATTATTAGAATTACCTGAAAAATGGATTGAAATGGAAAAGAATCATCTTCTTCCAAAGAGAATTATCCACGCAGATCCTAAAATCAGTAATATTTTGTTTGATCAAAATGACAATCCTCTGGCTGTCATTGATCTCGATACCACAATGATTTCTACAATTTTGTATGACTTTGGAGATATGATTCGTTCTTACACGAATAAGACCGATGAAGATCAAGGTAATTCTGAAAATAATTTTGATTCTGAAATTTACAAGGCGGTAAAAGATGGATTTCTATTTCATTTAAAAGAAAAATTAACAACACTTGAAACGGAAAATTTGAATTATGCTGCGCAAGTGGTAATTTATATTCAGGCAGTGCGATTTTTAACGGATTATCTGAATGGAAATATTTATTATTCAACACAATATCCTGAACATAATTTGGATAGAACGAAAAATCAACTGATGCTTTTGAGAGGATTGAGGGAATATTTGAATGATACTTTATAA
- a CDS encoding sterol desaturase family protein has product MMDYFLGEDGLENVYAWSIPLHATVILAEMIYSHVSEAKLYNGKDVATSVYLALMNFGLDLVMKAFAMGVMFFFYSHRLFSWDFTIWYWLICFVITDFAYYVLHYVDHHSRAFWAVHITHHNSEFFNLTTGFRSPVLQPLYRYLYFSPLAFLGFNPWHIMVVYAIGQVYGTWVHTQTVKSMGILEYILVTPSHHRVHHACNIKYLDRNMGMCLIIWDKIFGTFEKEDPNVPVKYGIYPKMPDNRPDTVLFYEWRKIWKDLKQPGLKFSDRINYIFNSPGWRHDGTGKTVRQFQKEYLAKKARKKADVKQESA; this is encoded by the coding sequence ATGATGGATTATTTTTTAGGTGAAGACGGACTGGAAAATGTATATGCCTGGTCCATACCTTTACATGCTACGGTTATCCTTGCAGAAATGATTTATAGCCACGTTTCAGAGGCTAAATTATATAATGGAAAAGATGTTGCGACAAGTGTTTATCTTGCGCTAATGAACTTCGGATTAGACCTCGTAATGAAGGCTTTTGCGATGGGAGTCATGTTTTTCTTCTACAGTCACCGATTATTTTCTTGGGATTTTACGATTTGGTATTGGCTGATCTGTTTTGTAATTACAGATTTTGCGTATTATGTTCTGCATTATGTCGATCATCATTCGAGGGCGTTCTGGGCGGTTCATATTACCCATCATAATTCAGAATTTTTCAATCTGACAACAGGTTTCAGAAGTCCTGTTTTACAGCCGCTTTACAGATATTTATACTTTTCGCCGTTGGCATTTTTAGGGTTCAATCCCTGGCATATTATGGTGGTTTACGCCATAGGTCAGGTCTATGGAACGTGGGTGCATACGCAAACCGTAAAAAGCATGGGGATTCTGGAATATATATTGGTAACACCATCCCATCACCGGGTTCATCATGCATGTAACATCAAATATCTCGATAGAAATATGGGAATGTGTCTGATTATTTGGGATAAAATTTTCGGAACTTTTGAGAAGGAAGATCCGAACGTTCCTGTAAAATATGGTATTTATCCAAAAATGCCGGACAACAGACCTGATACCGTCCTTTTTTATGAATGGCGAAAAATCTGGAAGGATCTTAAACAACCTGGTTTAAAATTTTCAGACCGGATTAATTATATTTTCAATTCTCCGGGATGGAGACACGACGGTACCGGTAAGACGGTAAGACAGTTTCAAAAAGAATATTTGGCTAAAAAAGCCAGAAAAAAAGCTGACGTTAAGCAAGAGTCGGCATAA
- a CDS encoding AIM24 family protein, with protein MSKYSIESFVNETKENPQKRDYFELEKPALLEINLNNQYVWTKTGSMVSYIGDIKFERQGMLAGGLGNLLKKAISGEGAKLMKAEGTGKLYVADEGKKVRILYLNNESVCVNGNDVLAHEQSIKSDITMLKSIAGVMSGGLFQVKLSGTGHIAITTHGEPLTLMVTPDSPVFTDPNATVAWSGNLSPELKTNVSLKSLIGRGSGEEFQMKFSGNGWVLIQPYEEVYRLEK; from the coding sequence ATGAGCAAATATTCAATCGAATCATTCGTAAACGAAACAAAAGAAAATCCACAAAAAAGAGATTATTTTGAACTGGAAAAGCCTGCTTTACTGGAAATTAATCTCAACAACCAATATGTCTGGACGAAAACCGGAAGTATGGTAAGCTACATCGGAGATATAAAATTCGAAAGGCAGGGAATGCTTGCCGGTGGATTGGGAAATTTGTTGAAAAAAGCAATCAGCGGAGAAGGTGCAAAGCTGATGAAAGCGGAAGGAACCGGGAAATTGTATGTTGCCGACGAAGGTAAAAAAGTAAGAATTCTTTATTTAAATAACGAATCTGTTTGTGTAAACGGAAACGATGTTTTAGCACACGAGCAAAGCATAAAAAGTGATATTACGATGCTAAAAAGCATTGCCGGAGTAATGTCTGGCGGACTTTTCCAGGTAAAGCTTTCCGGAACAGGACACATCGCGATCACTACTCACGGTGAACCATTGACATTGATGGTAACTCCGGACAGCCCGGTTTTCACAGATCCAAATGCAACCGTTGCTTGGTCTGGAAATTTAAGTCCGGAACTGAAAACCAACGTTTCTCTTAAAAGTTTAATAGGAAGAGGAAGCGGTGAAGAATTCCAAATGAAGTTTTCTGGGAACGGTTGGGTGCTTATTCAGCCGTATGAAGAGGTTTACAGACTAGAAAAGTAA